In Nymphaea colorata isolate Beijing-Zhang1983 chromosome 10, ASM883128v2, whole genome shotgun sequence, the genomic stretch GGAGTTGCACCCTGGGTCCAACCCTAACTCTGCCATTCTACAGTATGATCTTTCCTTGTTATGTTGCTCAAGAAAAGCATGAGTCAGGGCTCATCCTGGCCTTTCCTTTCAAGGAACATGCTGATTAAGCTGTCCGAGCTTTGAAAGGTACATAGCTCAGCTCCTCTGCTCATGCATAACAGCTTTGACCCAAGAAACAGCATTACTCTTGCAACAAGGGAGATGCACCCAAACTCTATAGGAAAGCATTCTGACTGTACAACAGTATCAGAGAAGTTCAGCGTGGCTACAGTGGTACCTTTCATTAGTGGCATTACTTCCCTGTATATGCTTACATGTTGGAAACTTTCCATGTTGAGGGCACGTGGACCCAAAAGTCTTCGCAAGTTGGATGAAGCAACCATCCATTGCTCCAAGCATGTCTCCATTATCAACATGCAGATTCATTTCAAGGTAATGTAAAATAGTCCTCATGGTCATACAATGAGAAGCGCAACGGAGAAGGTGAATCTCTTAAGGTAGCTGTTTGTCGCTCTTTCTtacatattttttcaatttctatatACAAGATCTGAAATAAAACTATTATACGGTTCAAATATTTGTCCAAGGGTCCAGAGCACGGAagtcaaaatatgcattcgagaAGCATTGAGCACTGAGCACAAAGACACCAATAGGTCCAATACCATAAATTCCAACTCAAGAACTTTAAATTGGAAAATACAGAGAAATAAGATATCCTTGCTAAATTGATACTAGACACACGATCAAGCCTGACACTAATACAACTAGAGATAACACAGCCGCTCCAATGCAAAGCTACCATAAGTCATGAAAACCTCCCCAATGCTGGTTCATCACCCATCAAAGGTATCATGTCAGTCAATTTGGCCAACAAAAGTATGTCGACAGATTTTCTTCTGAAGTTGAAAAGCTTACACATGTTACAAGCACACTCACTATTGTTCAAGAACTGCTATTCCATTCCACCAGTAAGGCAAAACAGAAATTGCCTGCCCTCTTGCATCTTACAAAGCCACATCTGCTAAGATGCTAAAAACAAGAATAACCATTTCGACAAATGCCTATCTCTTCCAGTCTAACCCATATCATATTACTTATTCTTAGGCTTGTCGTATGCAGCAATATTCTGAGGTTCACATTCAGGACTAAAGAGACGCACAAGCAATGCCGTTGTTGAGCTGACACATACTGCTCCACAACCTGCCCACCGAAGTTGCCGTGGCACAGTTAATCTTGGACCTATGACGAGAATACAGATAGTGGAAATCAGAAACATAAGTCATTCTTTTtccatttggaaaaaaaaaagaatagagaCTACATGCAAACTGATTCAGTAGCAAACAGCTTTTCGTGGTCCGACTTGCAATCATGAATAGGATGCTGTTTTCTCGGTAGAAATCAACTTTGAAGTAGTCCCCAACATAGGGCCACCCAGATATCGCTGTTCTCAAAAACCCACCAGGAGAACCATGCACATGCTGGTTTTTACTCCCAATAATGGAACAGAAATTACTCCGCACATCAGACGGAGAAATCATTTGACTAGGCCAACCAAAGCATAAGTTAGGTCACATCAGCGACATACAACTGGAGCAAGTCTAATGGACTCTGGGTTGTTAAAAAATAGAATCATACATTTGACAATGTGAAACAGATTATTCAAACCCCAAAAGAATAAGATAGGTTAGTGAAACAAGAATGTaactaaatatttttaataatgaagATTATTAACAGCCCCAACTCTAAGATAGACAAAGATTTTTCAATCATACCAGTTAACATAATATAGACAGCAGCAGTTCCCCAATATTTGGCATGCAAAAGTGTATGGACAGGAATACGAAGgtgagagaagaaggaaaaaagagattGTTCAGCTTAAggcagaaaaataaacaatcCTCATACTCAACAATCAGCCAAAATGTCTTCTGCAGTTTAAACGCTCAGACATGTCTAAACAATTAATTACTTTCAGAAAATTAAATACAGTCATCCATCGGAATGACAATCTACTTTCTTACATGTTTAACAgcctttcttgtttctttacaTTTTCCTCCTCCGCCCTCCTATTCTCTTGTCCATAAAACAACTGATTTCCTTAACATGATTCTTCATCATTTATCAGAAGCAATAAAACAATCGCCCACTTGTTTATCCAGTCATTCCGAAATTGAGCTGATACTATTTGAACCCAAACGACaacaataaacataaaataGATATTAGAAACCTATGAAGAATTAGCGTATGCCATATTCATTTTTAAGAGAAACATGATCCATAAGAATGCACCACAGTGGAGACTTTTTTCGCCCTCACAATTTTCACGAATCATAATCACTTACTCGAATAAGCAGGATCTACGGTACAGATGACCATGCCAGGAAAGCCCTTATCCACAAACTacgcttatttatttatttaatcacGAACATTCTATAAGAATCTAATTTTACGCACAAATTACCAAGACTAGCAGCTAGAGCGACCGTATGCCCATAACAGTAATCTACCAGTTAGTCTTCCACCATGAACGAAGCTCTAACAGGTTGCCTTACTAGAATCTCAGAACAATTTTTCCTtatagagaaaataaataaatcagagaggcaaagaaaaacaaaactctGACACGATTAGAGACAGAACTGTAGCTTCCATTTTCATAAATCAGGTGACGACGTGCAACTACGATACCAAACATTCCACACTTGAATGTACAGCTGACAGACGTTTTCATGACGAACTAAAGGAAAACGCCTAAAAGGAACCcatctcattatttttttcagaGCCTGTATATGTAACCAAAAGTATATGAAAGGCAAAAAGCATCGGTAGCCATCGTTTTATAACCTGTAACTCTGTTTCTGTGGACCAACAAGGAAAAACGGCAAATTAGGAGCACAGCAGAGCAAGCGAGggtgggggggagagagagagaactgaccGTAGTGGGTCTTGCAGAAGGTCCAGAACAAGAGCGCGCCGCCGACGGTGAAGATTCCAGCGGTATGGCGCATGAGTCTGGAGCAAGGCTTGGAATCGGACCTCATCAGCTCACCGTCTGAGAACCCGAAGAAACGCCTCAGAGCCATGGGATcactctcttgctctctctcgaCGATGCGAGTGCAAGAGCGTCAAAGGAACAGCCCCCTTCTTCTAGACCCCGCGAAGCCTTCGGAAGCAACCAAATGTAGCTTCCAAGTTCTAAATATTCGCTTCCACTCTCCCTTCTCCTTCCAAAAGAGGAGGGGCCTGCCTACAATGGGGGGACGGTGGACTGTCCGTCGAGAATAATGGGAGTAAATAACAAAAACCACAGTACATAATTTAACTTCTCTGGGTGTTGTGCTTCATCAG encodes the following:
- the LOC116261991 gene encoding uncharacterized protein LOC116261991, with the protein product MALRRFFGFSDGELMRSDSKPCSRLMRHTAGIFTVGGALLFWTFCKTHYGPRLTVPRQLRWAGCGAVCVSSTTALLVRLFSPECEPQNIAAYDKPKNK